In one window of Gossypium hirsutum isolate 1008001.06 chromosome A01, Gossypium_hirsutum_v2.1, whole genome shotgun sequence DNA:
- the LOC107925629 gene encoding IQ domain-containing protein IQM6 encodes MGAKFSSPINSLHNLENQVQALFTKSISFKDVNVKTVMQSFSFNRLVSNPKGLEPNGCGTGSMQLEEPSSFDKKEILSHIKENNTVFVKPESCNNISQRSNTEEKSGPGFAEHGGRRYQAALKLQKVYKSFRTRRQLADCAVVAEQRWWKLLDFAELKRSSISFFEIEKPETAVSRWSRARTRAAKVGKGLSQDEKARKLALQHWLEAIDPRHRYGHNLQFYYAQWLHCDSRQPFFYWLDIGDGREVNLEKCPRSKLQQQCIKYLGPAERDAFEVEIRDGKFYYKQSGEVLDTTGGPTDAKWIFVLSAFKTLYVGMKNKGTFQHSSFLAGGATLAAGRLVVEDGVLKAIWPHSGHYLPTEENFQEFVSFLQEHEVDLTNVEQSPSEDEAISWKNSSILESNEPKDEGLQPMETTNNNENSIQGNTDSNDQDSKAVQNANKSTSRSSVWSKISKLKIPAKDDVFDIFKNETLPLSCRNERPKPTTEGGYETEEEYLSDEDFLFTKINLFGEDDDDNEEDKKPIPKDKIMRRIASHKEPKSYQLGHQLSTKWSTGAGPRISCMRDYPSELQSRVLQQAHLSPRSANALPRTLSRFVLTPTSLGTKTSSLRSPIAPLPTASGIKEKSKSVCSFETQL; translated from the exons ATGGGAGCAAAATTTTCAAGTCCTATTAATAGTCTCCATAACTTGGAAAACCAAGTTCAAGCTCTCTTTACGAAATCAATAAGTTTCAAAGATGTGAATGTGAAGACAGTGATGCAATCATTCAGTTTCAACAGGCTTGTTTCAAATCCAAAAGGATTAGAACCAAATGGTTGTGGGACTGGGAGCATGCAACTTGAAGAACCTTCAAGCTTTGACAAAAAGGAAATACTCTCACATATTAAGGAAAATAATACAGTGTTTGTTAAACCAGAAAGCTGTAACAATATCTCACAAAGATCAAACACTGAAGAAAAGTCCGGTCCCGGCTTTGCCGAGCACGGTGGCCGACGATATCAAGCTGCATTGAAGTTACAAAAGGTGTACAAGAGTTTTCGAACAAGGAGACAGTTAGCTGATTGTGCGGTTGTTGCTGAGCAAAGATGGTGGAAATTGTTGGACTTTGCTGAACTTAAACGAAGCTCGATATCGTTCTTTGAGATAGAAAAACCGGAGACGGCGGTTTCACGATGGTCTAGAGCAAGAACCAGAGCTGCCAAA GTAGGAAAAGGATTGTCTCAAGATGAAAAAGCTCGAAAGCTTGCTTTGCAGCATTGGCTTGAGGCG ATTGATCCTAGGCATCGTTATGGACATAATCTCCAATTTTATTATGCCCAATGGCTTCACTGTGACAGTAGACAACCTTTTTTCTATTG GCTTGATATTGGAGATGGGAGAGAAGTGAATCTTGAAAAATGCCCTCGATCAAAGCTTCAACAGCAATGCATCAAATATCTGGGTCCT GCCGAAAGGGATGCATTTGAAGTAGAGATAAGGGATGGGAAGTTTTATTACAAGCAGAGTGGGGAAGTTCTTGATACCACAGGAGGACCAACTGATGCCAAGTGGATTTTTGTTCTTAGTGCTTTTAAGACTTTGTATGTTGGAATGAAGAACAAAGGAACTTTTCAGCATTCCAGTTTTCTCGCCGGCGGAGCCACGTTGGCGGCCGGTAGATTGGTAGTGGAAGATGGTGTTTTGAAG GCGATTTGGCCTCATAGCGGACACTATCTCCCAACTGAAGAGAATTTCCAGGAGTTCGTTTCATTTCTTCAAGAACATGAAGTTGATCTCACAAACGTAGAG CAAAGCCCTTCTGAAGATGAAGCCATTAGCTGGAAGAACAGTAGTATCCTTGAAAGCAATGAACCAAAAGATGAAGGCTTGCAGCCAATGGAGACAACTAATAACAATGAAAACTCAATTCAAGGGAACACTGATTCAAATGACCAAGATTCTAAGGCTGTCCAAAATGCCAATAAATCCACATCAAGATCATCAGTATGGTCAAAAATAAGTAAACTCAAAATACCAGCAAAAGACGATGTGTTCGATATCTTTAAGAACGAAACGTTGCCACTGAGTTGCCGCAATGAGCGTCCAAAACCCACCACGGAAGGTGGCTATGAAACGGAGGAAGAATATCTATCCGATGAAgattttctcttcactaaaatcaatttatttggtgaagatgatgatgataatgaggAAGATAAGAAGCCTATTCCAAAGGACAAAATAATGAGAAGGATAGCCTCACATAAAGAACCGAAGTCATATCAATTAGGACATCAATTATCCACCAAGTGGTCTACAGGGGCCGGGCCGCGGATTAGCTGCATGAGGGATTACCCATCGGAGCTTCAGTCCCGAGTTTTACAGCAAGCACACTTGTCCCCAAGAAGTGCCAATGCATTACCTCGAACACTATCACGTTTTGTGTTGACGCCAACATCACTGGGTACAAAAACAAGTTCACTTAGAAGCCCAATTGCACCTCTCCCTACAGCAAGTGGTATAAAAGAGAAAAGCAAAAGCGTATGCAGTTTTGAAACACAACTGTGA
- the LOC107925576 gene encoding LOW QUALITY PROTEIN: 40S ribosomal protein S5 (The sequence of the model RefSeq protein was modified relative to this genomic sequence to represent the inferred CDS: deleted 2 bases in 2 codons; substituted 1 base at 1 genomic stop codon) translates to MSMILKDTKFEVTLPKAITTTGVIVNSTKNENEKAQIEPYTEVKLFNRWSFQDLEIGDISLSDYIGVHASKHASYVPHTAGRYSVKRFRKAQCPIVERLANSLMMHGQNNGKKLIAARIIKHAMEIIYLLTDQNPNQVIVDTIVNSGPREYATRIGSAGVVRCQAVDISPLRRVNQAIYLITTGACESAFRNIKTIAECLADELINVAKGSSNRWXIKVFVNFVRFVFALKLRSSGRYLD, encoded by the exons ATGTCGATGATTTTGAAAGATACAAAATTTGAAGTTACTTTGCCAAAAG CTATCACAACAACGGGAGTCATTGTGAACTCcactaaaaatgaaaatgagaaagcTCAGATTGAACCTTACACTGAAGTTAAGCTTTTTAATCGT TGGAGCTTTCAAGACCTCGAG ATAGGTGATATCTCTTTGAGTGACTACATTGGCGTTCATGCATCAAAGCATGCAAGCTATGTGCCACACACAGCTGGTAGGTACTCGGTTAAACGGTTCAGAAAAGCTCAATGTCCAATTGTCGAGAGGCTTGCAAACTCATTAATGATGCACGGTCAAAACAAT GGAAAAAAACTCATAGCAGCTAGGATCATAAAACATGCAATGGAGATCATTTATCTCCTCACTGATCAGAACCCAAATCAAGTCATTGTCGATACTATTGTAAACAG TGGACCTCGTGAATATGCTACCCGTATCGGCTCAGCTGGTGTCGTTAGGTGTCAAGCTGTTGATATTTCACCTCTCCGCCGTGTGAATCAAGCCATCTATCTAATAACCACTGGTGCTTGTGAATCTGCATTCAGGAATATTAAAACTATTGCCGAATGTTTGGCCGATGAGCTTATTAATGTAGCAAAGGGATCATCCAACAGGTGGTAAATCAAGGTCTTCGTAAATTTTGTTcgttttgtttttgctttgaaacTAAGAAGCAGTGGCAGATATTTGGACTAA